Genomic DNA from Enterococcus saigonensis:
TGGCTTAACCTTAGATATCTGGTTACGGAAAAAGCGCGACACACAGGCTGCGTATGCTTTTCTAAAACGACTGAAGAACCAGTTTGGAGAACCAAAGGTTCTAGTAACGGATAAAGCACCCTCTATTAAGAGTGCCTTCAGAAAGCTTCAGAAAAATGGACTGTATATAACAACAGAACATCGAACAATCAAGTATCTGAATAATCTGATTGAACAAGACCATCGTCCAATTAAGCGAAGAAACAAATTTTACCAAAGTTTGCGAACAGCCTCAACCACGATTAAAGGCATGGAAGCGATTCGAGGAATTTATAAAAAAAGCCGAAAAGAAGGGTCTCTTTTTGGCTTTTCCGTCTGTACAGAAATCAAAGGACTATTAGGAATCCCTGCTTAAATAAGAATCATCTTGAAAAACTAATGACCTTTTTGAGACTTTGCAACAGAACCATTTTTAGTTAGTCGTTCAACATTCTTTTCTAAACGATCTTCAAATTGCTTTTCGGTGAAGTCAGTAATATTCGCCATGTTAAGCCACTTTCTCTTTTGTCAAAATTTGTTTTGAATATTGATTCATTGACCGCCAATACTCATGAATAGCTTGTAATTCTTCAAATGGTTGTTGAAATAAATCAA
This window encodes:
- a CDS encoding IS6-like element ISEnfa1 family transposase; the encoded protein is MTQFKGKQFQKDVIIVAVGYYLRYNLSYREVQEILYDRGIHVCHTTIYRWVQEYGKILYQIWKKKNKQSFYSWKMDETYIKIKGKWHYLYRAIDVDGLTLDIWLRKKRDTQAAYAFLKRLKNQFGEPKVLVTDKAPSIKSAFRKLQKNGLYITTEHRTIKYLNNLIEQDHRPIKRRNKFYQSLRTASTTIKGMEAIRGIYKKSRKEGSLFGFSVCTEIKGLLGIPA